The genome window ATTGCATGCTTGTAGACGAGCTGCTGGGTGCCTTCTTTTATCAGGACTACAAAATTATCAAAGCCCTTTATGAGTCCTTTCAGACGCACTCCGTTTAAAAGATAAATAACAACTGGAATTTTCTCTTTCCTCAGATAATTGAGATAGAGATCCTGAAGGTTCTGATTTTTGGTGCTCATGGGCTTTCTCCTTTCTGACTCAGCAAATCGCAGATTTTTTTATTTTTAAGATAAAAGATTTCCTTAAAGATTGCAATATTATTTATAACCCTTGAAAGGATTTCTTCCGACTCTGTGAGCCCTGTTATGCCTACCCAGAAAATATCAGGCTCTTTTTTAAACCATGTGAATTGCCGTTTTGCGAATAGTTTGGTGCGCTTTTTAAAAATTTTTATGGCATCCTGAAGGTCGTTGCGACTCGTAACTGAGCTGATATTGCCTTTTCCGCCTTCGGCGGATCCGCCTGTGGCGGAAAGGTATAAAGACATTTCTTTATAGCCGAGGGCCTGCATTGAAGGAAGTCTGGAATCCTTCCCTATTAATTCTATGACTTGCCTAACCTCATCAACCAGCCCTTTCTCCATCATCTCATCAACCCTTTGCTCAATCATCCTGTAAAGCTCTTTTCTTTCTCTGTAGAGTCCTATCTTTATGAATTCATAAGGCTCTGCAGCGGTGAATGAGCGCTGAAGCTCTGAGATCGCCTTTTTACCTTTAAGTGAGACCTCAAGGGCCCTGATTATCCTCCTTGTGTCTGCTGGATTAATCTTATCTGCGGCTGCAGGATCAATTTTTCTCAGGCGTTCGTAAAGATGGCCTGTACCATGGATTTTTTCTTCTTCTATAAGTTTTTCCCTTAATGCCCAATCTGCTGATGGGCCTTCAAAGAGTCCCCTTGTTAAAGTCCTTATATACAGCCCTGTTCCTCCGACAACTATTGGAATCTTGCCACGCTCATGCAGGTTATTAATAATCCTTACAGCCATGTCTCTGAAAAGACCTGCGCTGAAAGATTCGGTTGGATCCATAATATCAATCAGATGATGCTTTACTTCTTTAAGCTCTGTAGCAGATGGTTTGGCAGTCCCTATGTCCATGTGTCGGTAAATCTGCATGGAGTCTGCACTGATTATTTCTGTGTCAAGGGCCTTTGCGAGGAGGATGGAGAGGCCTGTTTTACCAACACAGGTTGGGCCGAGGATTATAATAACTGACTTCATTCTCTCTTAAAAAGTCTCCTTAAATCTCTGATGCTGAAGTGTATCCTCGTGGGTCTTCCATGAGGGCATCTGTCAGGCATTTCTGTTTTTTCAAGTTCTGATAGTAGCCGGGTAATCTCGTCCTGTTTTAACCCTTCATCGCCTCTCACAGCTTTATGGCATGCAAGTCTGGCGGCTGTAGTGTGTATGAGTTTTTCTTTGCCGGTTCCCTGCTCTTCGAGGATTCCTGAAGCTATGTCTAATAAAAGTCCTTTGATGTCTGCTTTGAGGAGTTCCCTGGGAAGGGCTCTAACTATCACATTGTTCAGGCCGAATTCATCGAAATCAAGGCCAAAATCATGGAGGAGCTTTTTATTATCCATAATAACATTGTATTCCCTAACTGGTAGCTCTATCCTTGCCGGGAAAAGCAGGTTTTCTACTTCTACGCTGGTCTTTTTTAGAAATTTTTCATAAAGGATTCTCTCATGGGCTGCGTGCTGGTCAATGATTGTGAGGCCGCCCTCTGTGATTGCTGCAATAAAAGATTCCCCGATATAAAAATACCGTGCATGGGGAACAGCCCCATAGGTCAGGATGTCTGTTTGAAAACCTGCTGAATCAAATACAGGCCCTGAATCATGAACAGCAAAAGGCCCTCTGGTTTCAGTCCATTCATAGGACGGGGTATCTTGCATCATTGTCACAGGAGAGCCTTTCGAAAGATTTTTATCGAGGGAAGATGTTATCAATTTATGGATTTCTTCAGGAGAATCAAATCTGACCTCACGCTTTGCAGGGTGAACATTCACATCTACCTTCCTGGGATTAATGTCGAGAAAGAGGAAAAATGCCGGGTGCCTGTCCTTAGGGATTAGACCGCTGTAAGCATTATACACAGCATGGCTTACAGTCGGATTTTTTACAGCCCGCCTGTTTACGAATATATACTGGTAGTTTCTGGTTGCCCTTGCAAATTCTATGAATGAGAAAAACCCATAGAGCTTTATTCCATCTCCTTCTTCAGAGGCATCAAAAAATTCATTGAATAATTCTTCGCCGTAAAGCTGGATAAATCTCTCCCTGCGACTGCCTGCCTCAGGGACAGAAATTATGTCCCTTCCGTTATGTATGAGGGAAAATGATATTTCCGGATATGAAAGGGCCTTCTGCGTGACAACATCAATTATATGGGACAGCTCTGTGGAAACGCTCTTGAGGAATTTCCGTCTTGCAGGTGTGTTGTAAAATATATCCCTCACCTCTACACATGTCCCGCGCCATACAGGGGCATCTGTTATCAACCTTTCATACCCTATTCTGATTTCTATCTTTGTGCCATTTGGAGAGTCCGGCTGTGAAGTTATCAGGGTAACTTTTGAGACAGATGCTATGGCAGGGAGGGCCTCGCCCCTGAAGCCGAGGGTGAATATATTAAAAAGGTCGTCCTCTGATTTTATCTTGCTTGTGGCATGCCTCTCAAAGCAGAGCGAGGCATTCTTTCTGTCCATTCCTTCGCCGTCATCAATTACCCTTATTAGTTGCTTCCCCCCATGGAGTATTTCCACAGAGATTTTTTTCGCAGAGGCATCAATAGAATTGTCTATGAGTTCCCTCACCACCGATGCTGGCCGCTCAATAACCTCACCGGCAGCGATTTTGTTTATCAAGAACTCTGGAAGGATGGAGATTTCAGACATAATCTATTTTATCCTCTGAGCTTTTATTTTGACAAGGACAACATGTTTTACTATTCTTTAATCAAAGGGGTGGCTGGGAATAGGATTTTTTATTTTAAACTCGTATAATTTAATTATGAGGCAGAGGCTTTATCTGAGAGTAGGGGACAGGGTGGAACATATCAGGCACTCTGTATGGGGTGTTGGAGAGGTTGTGGAGGAGAAGCATTCGCTTCTTTCAGGGGGGTTCTGCCTTGTCAGGGTCCTCTTTGAGGATGGCAATGAGAGGTCGTTTATCAATGACCTCGACAGCGAAGGCTGCTGTTATTATGCAGGCATAAGGATTCTCTATTAAGAATCAGTAGTGTCCGCTAAAAATCTAAGAAATTACTACTATATGTCATTCCCGCGAAGGCGGGAATCCAGAAAAATAAAGTAAAAACTACTGGATTCCTGCTTCCGCAGGAATGACGCAAAAATGTCTTTAAACATGATTTATAAAAATGTGTATTATCAATAAGTTTATATAATATTTCGGACAGTAATGAAATTAGAGATAGAACTAAAAAAGCGGGGTAAAACTACTTCCCTATCTCTATTTTGGGATAAAAACTCTAAATCGGGAATTTTTCCCTTACAAACTTTATCTCTTCTTCTTTGCTTTTAATCTGCCCCTCAAGTCTGGCCTCGAGGATTCCTTTCAGTATTTTGTTATAGAGCGGGCCTGGCGGGTATCCCATCTGCCTCAGGTCTTTTCCTGTGATGGCTGTTTTTATTTTTCTCAATTCAGTTAGATACAGGGATATGGCCTTTTTCTGCTCTTTCTCTTTTGCCTTTGCCATTGCAAAGAGGATGGCTTCAAGGCTAAGGGGCTGTAAGGTATAATAAATTCCTTTTGGTTCTGCCTTCAGAGTTCGCAGTGCTTCTTTTGACTGCCTCAGCCCTGCTATTATGTTTTCCTTTTCCCTGGGTGGGACGTAGAATCTTTGAAGTGCATCTTCTTGATCTTTTGCCTTCAGCCCCTCGATGAGGGCCATGAGAAAGAGGTGGCCTTTGTTGGGGGTTTCTTCAAAGAACAGGAGGTTAAACCATGTAAGTGTTTCCTGAAGGGATTCAAAGGTCTCTATCAGGGCTTTTGTCAATGAGAGATATGGGTGTATAAATTTAAGAAGGTCCATCTCTGACAGCCTCTTTATGGCCTTAGTTGGTTCTGTCTCAAGAAACAGGAGGTTAAGTTCGTCATAGAGCCTTGAGCCTGAAAGTTTTTCAAACAGGTTCATCTTTACTGCGGTTTTTATTAATGTCAATGTGTGTTTGCTTATTTTGAAGCCAAACCTCTCTGAAAACCTTATGGCCCTGAAGGCCCTTGTCGGGTCCTCGATGAAGCTCAGGTTGTGAAGGACCCTTATACCCTTTTCTCTCAAATCCCTCTGTCCCCCGAAGAAATCTAAGAGTTGTCCAAAGTCCCTCGGATTTAATTTTAAGGCGAGGGTGTTTATAGTGAAATCCCGCCTGTAGAGGTCTTTTTTTATGGAAGACATTTCTACTTTTGGAAGGGCGCCAGGGAATTCGTAGTATTCAGTCCTTGCCGTGGCTATGTCTAATTTTCCTGCATGCGGGGTTATTACAACAGCAGTGCCGAATCTCTTGTGACTCTTAACCCTTGCATTAAGTTTCTCTCCAAAGGCCTGGGCAAATGTTATGCCATCACCCTCGATGACAATATCAATATCCAGGTTTGCCTCTCCTCTCAGGAGGTCCCTCACAGAGCCACCAACTACATAGGCAGAAAACCCGAGGGTTTCTGCAACTTCTCCTGCGAGTCTCAATATGCGGAGGAGTTCTTCTGGAAATTTTTCCTCGAGGAGGGATGTAAGGTTTTTACCCATGGACGGTTTTTCTCTCGGTTGTTCTCCCTCAAGTCTGCTCTTTCTGAGCAGGTCCTCATAAATGGTCCTTAAGAGGTCTGTCCTCGTTATAGCACCTACAATCCTTTCGCCTTCGACCACTGGCATAAATCTCTGATTCTGCTCTATCATTAGTGAT of Nitrospirota bacterium contains these proteins:
- a CDS encoding CBS domain-containing protein; the protein is MNIITTHINADFDALASMLAAKKFYPDALVVFPGSQEKSVRDFISSHQIPLDIKKLKDINLDDIRLLILVDTKNPHRIGRFSEILERKGLKIHIYDHHPFTADDIRGQKEVVENIGATATIFTEMLKQKKIAITPIEATILCLGVYEETGSLTFSSTTERDLMAAAYLLKRGANLNIVSSFITRELSSDEIELLNELIQSSKDYVIHGIRVKVSKASREHYLGDIAYLAHKLRDIEDIDALFLLVRMEDRIHIIARSRMPEVDAGEIAQSFGGGGHSTASSAVIDELSLETAEEKLLLVLKQKIKPEKTARDIMTRPVKSIQCNSTVKDAEQIMTQYGVNVLPVMKGDSFFGLISREIVEKALFHGFAKNEVYEFSTTDSFTVTQQTPIREIESLMIEQNQRFMPVVEGERIVGAITRTDLLRTIYEDLLRKSRLEGEQPREKPSMGKNLTSLLEEKFPEELLRILRLAGEVAETLGFSAYVVGGSVRDLLRGEANLDIDIVIEGDGITFAQAFGEKLNARVKSHKRFGTAVVITPHAGKLDIATARTEYYEFPGALPKVEMSSIKKDLYRRDFTINTLALKLNPRDFGQLLDFFGGQRDLREKGIRVLHNLSFIEDPTRAFRAIRFSERFGFKISKHTLTLIKTAVKMNLFEKLSGSRLYDELNLLFLETEPTKAIKRLSEMDLLKFIHPYLSLTKALIETFESLQETLTWFNLLFFEETPNKGHLFLMALIEGLKAKDQEDALQRFYVPPREKENIIAGLRQSKEALRTLKAEPKGIYYTLQPLSLEAILFAMAKAKEKEQKKAISLYLTELRKIKTAITGKDLRQMGYPPGPLYNKILKGILEARLEGQIKSKEEEIKFVREKFPI
- a CDS encoding DUF3553 domain-containing protein translates to MRQRLYLRVGDRVEHIRHSVWGVGEVVEEKHSLLSGGFCLVRVLFEDGNERSFINDLDSEGCCYYAGIRILY
- the hfq gene encoding RNA chaperone Hfq, with amino-acid sequence MSTKNQNLQDLYLNYLRKEKIPVVIYLLNGVRLKGLIKGFDNFVVLIKEGTQQLVYKHAISTIVPEKDVDIKFETPQEQ
- the miaA gene encoding tRNA (adenosine(37)-N6)-dimethylallyltransferase MiaA, with the translated sequence MKSVIIILGPTCVGKTGLSILLAKALDTEIISADSMQIYRHMDIGTAKPSATELKEVKHHLIDIMDPTESFSAGLFRDMAVRIINNLHERGKIPIVVGGTGLYIRTLTRGLFEGPSADWALREKLIEEEKIHGTGHLYERLRKIDPAAADKINPADTRRIIRALEVSLKGKKAISELQRSFTAAEPYEFIKIGLYRERKELYRMIEQRVDEMMEKGLVDEVRQVIELIGKDSRLPSMQALGYKEMSLYLSATGGSAEGGKGNISSVTSRNDLQDAIKIFKKRTKLFAKRQFTWFKKEPDIFWVGITGLTESEEILSRVINNIAIFKEIFYLKNKKICDLLSQKGESP
- the mutL gene encoding DNA mismatch repair endonuclease MutL encodes the protein MSEISILPEFLINKIAAGEVIERPASVVRELIDNSIDASAKKISVEILHGGKQLIRVIDDGEGMDRKNASLCFERHATSKIKSEDDLFNIFTLGFRGEALPAIASVSKVTLITSQPDSPNGTKIEIRIGYERLITDAPVWRGTCVEVRDIFYNTPARRKFLKSVSTELSHIIDVVTQKALSYPEISFSLIHNGRDIISVPEAGSRRERFIQLYGEELFNEFFDASEEGDGIKLYGFFSFIEFARATRNYQYIFVNRRAVKNPTVSHAVYNAYSGLIPKDRHPAFFLFLDINPRKVDVNVHPAKREVRFDSPEEIHKLITSSLDKNLSKGSPVTMMQDTPSYEWTETRGPFAVHDSGPVFDSAGFQTDILTYGAVPHARYFYIGESFIAAITEGGLTIIDQHAAHERILYEKFLKKTSVEVENLLFPARIELPVREYNVIMDNKKLLHDFGLDFDEFGLNNVIVRALPRELLKADIKGLLLDIASGILEEQGTGKEKLIHTTAARLACHKAVRGDEGLKQDEITRLLSELEKTEMPDRCPHGRPTRIHFSIRDLRRLFKRE